In Miscanthus floridulus cultivar M001 chromosome 5, ASM1932011v1, whole genome shotgun sequence, one genomic interval encodes:
- the LOC136453490 gene encoding jasmonate-induced oxygenase 1-like produces MADCMQEWPEPVVRVQALAESGLSVIPRCYVKPPCDRPVVVALAPAAVQSQLEKEQPSDIISIPVVDLGELLLAEDGGGLGNDVTEAVAAACREWGFFQVVNHGVRPELMRAAREAWRGFFRRPLAEKQSYANSPRTYEGYGSRLGVQKGAVLDWGDYFFLHLAPEAAKSTTKFWPANPSNCKEASEEYGREVVRLCELLMRVLSVSLGLDEAHFQRAFGGAECGATLRANYYPRCPQPDLTLGLSAHSDPGALTVLLADEHVRGLQVRRGDGEWVTVQPVRDAFIVNVGDQVQILSNSVYKSVEHRVVVNAEEERISLALFYNPKGDVPIAPAPELVTAGNLPALYPPMTFDEYRLYVRNKGARGKAQIEALKGQASPEN; encoded by the exons ATGGCGGACTGCATGCAGGAGTGGCCGGAGCCCGTCGTCCGCGTGCAGGCGCTCGCCGAGAGCGGCCTGTCCGTCATCCCGCGCTGCTACGTCAAGCCGCCGTGCGAccgccccgtcgtcgtggccctGGCGCCGGCGGCAGTCCAGTCCCAGCTGGAGAAGGAGCAGCCCTCGGACATCATCAGCATTCCGGTGGTCGACCTCGGCGAGCTGCTGCTGGCGGAGGACGGCGGCGGCCTCGGCAACGACGTCACCGAGGCCGTCGCGGCCGCGTGCCGAGAGTGGGGATTCTTTCAGGTGGTCAACCACGGGGTGCGCCCCGAGCTGATGCGCGCGGCGCGGGAGGCCTGGCGAGGCTTCTTCCGCCGCCCGCTCGCGGAGAAGCAGAGCTACGCCAACTCGCCGCGCACGTACGAGGGCTACGGCAGCCGCCTCGGCGTCCAGAAGGGCGCCGTCCTCGACTGGGGCGACTACTTCTTCCTCCACCTCGCGCCGGAGGCGGCCAAGAGCACCACAAAGTTCTGGCCGGCCAACCCCAGCAACTGCAA GGAGGCGTCGGAGGAGTACGGGCGCGAGGTGGTGCGGCTGTGCGAGCTGCTGATGCGGGTGCTGTCCGTGAGCCTAGGGCTGGACGAGGCGCACTTCCAGCGGGCGTTCGGCGGGGCGGAGTGCGGCGCGACCCTGCGTGCCAACTACTACCCGCGGTGCCCGCAGCCGGACCTGACGCTGGGCCTCTCCGCGCACTCGGACCCGGGCGCCCTCACCGTCCTCCTCGCCGACGAGCACGTCCGCGGCCTGCAGGTCCGCCGCGGCGACGGCGAGTGGGTCACCGTGCAGCCCGTCCGCGACGCCTTCATCGTCAACGTCGGCGACCAAGTCCAG ATACTGAGCAACTCCGTGTACAAGAGCGTGGAGCACCGGGTGGTGGTGAACGCCGAGGAGGAGCGCATATCCCTCGCGCTCTTCTACAACCCCAAGGGCGACGTCCCCATCGCCCCGGCGCCGGAGCTGGTCACGGCCGGGAACCTGCCGGCGCTCTACCCGCCGATGACCTTCGACGAGTACAGGCTCTACGTGAGGAATAAGGGCGCCAGGGGCAAGGCGCAGATCGAGGCTCTCAAGGGCCAGGCATCGCCAGAAAATTAA